A DNA window from Clostridium botulinum BKT015925 contains the following coding sequences:
- a CDS encoding restriction endonuclease: protein MKFTKWIYYAYRWRYTDYTCFDISRKIKGMSPREFEVFVANLFTQLGYNAKATVETCDGGKDVIATNNKEKIYIECKHWNMNNLIGREILQKLVGSAIGDDATRAIVITTSKYNKNALEYAEKVPWLELWTMKDIIKALNKIEDNKKGYVVNCLEG, encoded by the coding sequence TTGAAATTTACTAAGTGGATTTATTATGCTTACAGGTGGAGATATACAGACTATACATGTTTTGATATCTCAAGGAAGATAAAGGGTATGTCGCCTAGAGAATTTGAAGTATTTGTAGCAAATCTCTTTACACAATTAGGATATAATGCTAAAGCAACTGTAGAAACATGCGATGGTGGTAAAGATGTTATAGCTACAAATAATAAAGAAAAAATATATATAGAATGTAAGCATTGGAATATGAATAATTTGATAGGAAGAGAAATATTACAAAAGTTAGTTGGAAGTGCAATTGGAGACGATGCTACAAGAGCAATAGTTATAACCACTAGTAAATATAATAAAAACGCTTTAGAATATGCTGAAAAAGTACCTTGGTTAGAGCTATGGACTATGAAAGATATTATAAAAGCACTAAATAAAATAGAAGATAATAAAAAGGGATACGTAGTGAACTGCTTAGAAGGGTAA